One window from the genome of Pandoraea fibrosis encodes:
- a CDS encoding sensor domain-containing diguanylate cyclase — protein MSIQRWRARTALALAAVVRWLSRTPTLIVWSGVGISVMVLAVAVALLYEGRLLVLARASDNQRNIVEVMERDLELNFQLYEASLDAVVKLLARADVEALPSALRRELIFERAGASRYIGSLVVLDENGNIVIDASSEMPRNFNFSDRDYFTVHRDDPHAGLFVSGFIQSRLRDNAPTMVLSRRITRPDGSFGGVVSLSVDIEYFRNLFNHIEVGRQGVILLLGKDGAILMRKPYDASVIGLTMAQTGRYEAIPPGRDERRIFPIRFLGRDSLMSRRFLNNVPLTLIVVTSSEEILAPWHQRVIEFGGLFLLLNAGFVGASMLLAAQLRRRLRAEQELRLLARTDGLTGLSNRRSLDRILANEWRRMRRSGRAMAVAFVDIDWFKRYNDTHGHQAGDAALAAVAGAIAAALQRPSDAAGRYGGEEFIAVMPDTDTLGAQKVAESIRLAVDRLNLEHASSDFGHVTVSVGVACRSPQGKEAVDVLVKAADEALYRAKATGRNRVIVAPKDDTAPNG, from the coding sequence ATGTCGATTCAGCGGTGGCGAGCACGCACGGCACTGGCGTTGGCTGCGGTGGTGCGTTGGCTATCCCGGACGCCGACATTGATTGTCTGGAGTGGCGTCGGGATCTCGGTCATGGTCCTGGCGGTCGCGGTGGCCCTGCTGTACGAGGGACGCTTGCTCGTGCTCGCCCGCGCGTCGGACAACCAGCGCAACATCGTCGAGGTGATGGAGCGCGATCTGGAGTTGAATTTCCAACTCTACGAGGCCTCGCTCGATGCCGTGGTGAAGCTGCTCGCGCGCGCCGACGTTGAGGCGCTTCCCTCTGCGCTGCGCCGTGAGCTGATCTTCGAGCGGGCGGGGGCATCGCGCTACATCGGCTCGCTCGTGGTCCTCGATGAAAATGGGAATATCGTCATCGATGCGTCCAGCGAGATGCCCCGGAATTTCAATTTTTCGGACCGGGATTACTTCACGGTGCACCGCGACGATCCGCATGCCGGGCTGTTCGTGAGCGGGTTCATCCAGTCTCGCCTGCGAGACAACGCCCCGACCATGGTGCTCAGCCGACGCATTACGCGCCCGGATGGCTCGTTCGGGGGCGTGGTGTCGTTGTCCGTCGATATCGAATATTTCCGCAATCTGTTCAATCACATCGAAGTCGGGCGGCAAGGGGTCATTCTGCTGCTGGGCAAGGATGGCGCCATTCTGATGCGTAAGCCTTACGACGCTTCCGTGATCGGGCTCACCATGGCGCAGACCGGGCGCTATGAAGCCATCCCCCCTGGGCGAGACGAGCGGCGTATCTTTCCCATTCGCTTCCTCGGCCGGGACAGCCTGATGTCGCGCCGGTTCTTGAACAACGTGCCGCTCACCCTGATCGTCGTGACGTCGAGCGAAGAGATTCTTGCGCCCTGGCATCAGCGGGTGATCGAGTTCGGTGGTCTGTTTCTCTTGCTCAATGCGGGGTTCGTCGGCGCCTCGATGCTGCTGGCGGCCCAGTTGCGGCGCCGCCTGCGGGCAGAGCAGGAATTGCGTCTGCTGGCCCGCACGGACGGGCTGACCGGGTTGTCGAACCGGCGTTCGCTCGACAGGATTCTCGCCAACGAGTGGCGCCGCATGCGTCGGTCGGGTCGGGCGATGGCGGTGGCGTTCGTCGACATCGACTGGTTCAAGCGCTACAACGACACGCATGGGCATCAGGCGGGCGATGCCGCGCTTGCCGCAGTGGCCGGTGCGATTGCGGCGGCGCTGCAACGCCCGTCCGATGCCGCAGGGCGATATGGCGGAGAAGAGTTCATCGCCGTCATGCCGGACACCGACACGCTCGGGGCGCAGAAAGTGGCGGAGAGCATTCGTCTGGCTGTCGACCGGCTCAACCTCGAGCATGCGTCGAGCGACTTCGGGCATGTCACGGTGAGTGTCGGCGTGGCTTGCCGCTCGCCGCAAGGCAAGGAAGCCGTCGACGTTCTCGTCAAGGCCGCGGACGAGGCGCTCTATCGCGCCAAGGCAACCGGCCGCAACCGGGTCATCGTGGCCCCGAAGGACGACACCGCGCCGAATGGCTAA
- a CDS encoding ChaB family protein yields the protein MPYRQTHDLPASVKDHLPAHAQEIYLKAFNSAWDEYRDPGERRGHESREETAHKVAWTAVKSTYEKDEKSGQWHAKKSHH from the coding sequence ATGCCTTATCGTCAGACTCACGATCTGCCGGCAAGCGTCAAGGATCACTTGCCGGCGCATGCCCAGGAGATTTACCTCAAGGCGTTCAATTCCGCCTGGGACGAGTACCGCGATCCCGGCGAGCGTCGTGGTCATGAATCGCGCGAAGAAACGGCACACAAAGTGGCCTGGACCGCGGTGAAGTCGACCTACGAAAAGGACGAAAAGTCCGGTCAGTGGCACGCGAAGAAGTCGCATCACTGA
- a CDS encoding PRC-barrel domain-containing protein: MTMQTGRGPMAQPGARIVGASHKLPDGPGPSVMAADTLDAEDVVNPAGESLGKVKHIMLDVQRGTVAYAVLSFGGFLGMGDKLFAIPWHALQLDVENKRFILDIDKEALKKAPGFDKDHWPSMADLHWAEQVHTYYTVDPYWH; encoded by the coding sequence ATGACTATGCAAACCGGTCGAGGCCCGATGGCCCAACCAGGCGCGCGCATCGTAGGTGCGTCCCATAAGCTGCCTGACGGCCCCGGGCCGTCGGTGATGGCCGCCGACACGCTCGACGCCGAAGACGTTGTGAACCCTGCCGGCGAGAGCCTTGGCAAGGTCAAGCACATCATGCTCGATGTGCAACGCGGTACGGTGGCTTACGCCGTGCTGTCGTTCGGCGGCTTTCTCGGCATGGGCGACAAGCTGTTCGCCATTCCGTGGCACGCGTTGCAGCTCGACGTCGAAAACAAGCGCTTCATTCTCGACATCGACAAGGAAGCGCTCAAGAAGGCGCCGGGCTTCGACAAAGATCACTGGCCGAGCATGGCCGACCTGCATTGGGCCGAGCAGGTGCACACGTATTACACCGTCGACCCGTATTGGCATTGA
- a CDS encoding BON domain-containing protein gives MAKRIPPARKSSQDRTVDAGAQHEQHALTHEDGDAETNGAQASAPSSSESAADAQTHEARQSAARDAQTAHAQTQNDPAWLGASDAKQRKMGKGDTQVGGGHGYAPEIAHGEESGYGPANAAPGAHPRFGRQSAYGPHDDYAGTGRDALDAVSPVRSPSQSRHVDWPEGTQGAEASPERNDSERKAMSGEAGQATGSKGRGGDEAGHAKTSVRGKPQEMANATVHARSRGPSSTDIAVRDAVRLALSQARDLDVSHVDISVASGLVLLTGHVPERWMQHVVQTVVSKVAGVSGVDNRLHERRDKAMSRPGESQEGHKI, from the coding sequence ATGGCGAAGCGTATCCCCCCAGCGCGGAAGTCGTCTCAGGACAGGACGGTGGACGCAGGGGCGCAGCACGAGCAGCACGCACTGACGCATGAAGACGGTGACGCCGAGACGAACGGCGCGCAAGCGTCGGCGCCGTCGTCATCGGAAAGCGCTGCGGATGCACAAACGCACGAAGCCCGGCAGTCGGCGGCTCGCGATGCGCAGACGGCGCATGCTCAGACGCAGAACGATCCGGCATGGCTGGGCGCCTCCGATGCGAAGCAACGCAAGATGGGCAAGGGCGACACGCAGGTTGGCGGTGGTCACGGGTATGCCCCGGAGATCGCGCACGGCGAGGAGAGCGGTTACGGGCCGGCGAATGCTGCGCCGGGCGCACATCCCCGCTTTGGCCGGCAAAGCGCATACGGCCCGCATGACGACTACGCAGGTACTGGCCGCGACGCTTTGGACGCCGTCTCACCCGTCAGGAGTCCGTCGCAATCGCGACACGTCGACTGGCCAGAGGGTACGCAGGGGGCTGAAGCGTCACCTGAGCGCAACGATAGTGAACGCAAAGCAATGTCAGGCGAGGCCGGGCAGGCCACAGGGAGCAAGGGCCGTGGTGGCGACGAAGCAGGGCACGCGAAGACGAGCGTGAGGGGCAAGCCGCAAGAGATGGCAAATGCCACCGTTCACGCCCGCTCGCGTGGCCCGTCGTCCACCGACATCGCAGTTCGCGACGCCGTTCGCCTTGCGTTATCGCAGGCCCGCGATCTCGACGTCTCGCACGTCGATATCTCGGTGGCATCCGGACTGGTGTTGCTCACGGGCCATGTCCCCGAGCGCTGGATGCAGCATGTGGTGCAGACGGTGGTCTCGAAAGTCGCCGGTGTAAGTGGCGTGGACAACCGGCTGCACGAGCGGCGCGACAAGGCGATGAGCCGTCCGGGCGAGAGCCAGGAAGGTCACAAGATCTGA
- a CDS encoding BON domain-containing protein — protein MKQSNLLKLIMAGALATTGIAAHALDQGGIIKIADNSGASGVMSDTGRKIDDSALTAKVKAELLAKKDVPSTKVHVTTHQGVVHLTGSVPQSAQRTLVVDTVKGVDGVVDVKDDIKVMK, from the coding sequence ATGAAACAATCGAATCTGCTCAAACTCATCATGGCGGGCGCACTTGCAACGACGGGTATCGCTGCCCATGCCCTCGATCAGGGCGGCATCATCAAGATCGCCGATAACTCCGGCGCCAGCGGCGTCATGAGCGACACCGGCCGCAAGATCGACGATTCGGCGCTGACTGCAAAGGTCAAGGCCGAGCTGCTCGCCAAGAAGGACGTGCCGTCGACGAAGGTTCACGTGACCACGCATCAGGGCGTCGTGCATCTGACCGGCTCGGTACCGCAGTCGGCGCAACGTACCCTCGTGGTCGACACGGTCAAGGGGGTTGACGGTGTGGTCGACGTCAAGGACGACATCAAGGTAATGAAGTAA
- a CDS encoding DUF3309 family protein gives MLGTILLIVLILLLIGAIPAWPHSRGWGYYPSGGLGLVVVIVLVLVLMGHI, from the coding sequence ATGCTTGGCACCATCTTGTTGATTGTTCTGATTCTGTTGTTGATCGGCGCGATACCTGCGTGGCCGCACAGCCGAGGGTGGGGCTACTACCCGTCCGGCGGTCTGGGGCTTGTCGTTGTGATCGTGCTGGTACTGGTGCTCATGGGGCACATCTGA